In Sphaerospermopsis torques-reginae ITEP-024, the genomic window TATCAGCTTTTGCTACAGTAGGTTTATCAACAGGGATAACTGCTGGTGTTTCCATCGCAGCAAAACTGATTTTAATTATCACAATGTATATAGGGAGAGTCGGTGTTTTATTGTTGATGTCAGCTATATTAGGTGATCCTCGTCCTAGCAGAGTTCACTATCCTGAAGAAAATTTACTTGTTGGGTGATTCAATTTTGGATTTTAGATTTTGGATTTTGGATTGATCATATTTGACTAACTCTCATCTAAAATTGCAACTTTTATTCCCTATTCCCTATTGGCTAGTTAAAAATGAACCTTTCATCATTAAAATTTTTTCGCAGTTTACGCCAAGATAATCAACAATTTGCTGTAATTGGGTTAGGTCGCTTTGGTCGTTCTGTTTGTGCAACACTGCACAGTTTTGGTTATCAAGTTCTAGCGACAGATGTTGATGAAAAGCGAGTTTCTGAAGCTTTAACTGATGAAATAGTCAGTCATGCTGTACAACTAGACTCCACAGAACCTGCTGCACTCAAAGAAGCTGGTATTTTTGAATTTGATACAGTAATTGTAGCTATTGGTAACTATATTCAAGAAAGTATTATCACCACTCTCAATGTCAAAGAAGCTGGTGTACCTCATGTAGTTGCTAAAGCTTCTAGTGAAGTTCACCGCAAGCTATTAAAAAGAGTGGGCGCAGATCATGTAGTTTTCCCTGAATATGAAGCCGGTTGTGCTTTAGCTAGGACATTGACTAAACCTTCAATTTTAGATCGCTTTGACCTTGACCCAGATAATAGCATTGTTGAGGTAATTGTCCCTGATGAATTTCACGGTAAAACTGTTGCAGAAATTCAACTGAGAAATCGTTATGGTTTAAATTTGTTGGCAGTAAGTCAGGATGGTAAATTTAAGATTAATCCTGACCCTAGCAAGCGTTTAGAACGTGGTTCAGCTATGGTAGTAATTGGTTGCAATAAAGATATTAATCGTTTACCAATTTAGGTGATTGGTGATTGGGGACTGGGGACTAGGGACTGGGAAAGACTTTTACCAATTACCAATTACCAATTACCAATTACCAATTACCAGCATTAATAGTTGCTTGAGGTAAGATCAGCATGGCATCACCAAAGGAATAAAAACGATATCGAGATGCGATCGCTTGTTCATAAATTTTTAACAATCTTTCTCTACCAATCAACGCACTTACCAGCATCAATAAACTAGATCTGGGTAAGTGAAAATTCGTAATTAAACCTTGTACCACTCGCCATTGATAACCAGGATAAATAAATAAATTTACCTTACCCACATAAGGTTGTAAATCCCCTGATTGTGCCGCACCTTCTAACGCCCGGACTACTGTAGTACCAACAGCAATAATTCGCCCTCCAGCAGCCTTAGTAGCCTTAATTTGTTCTACTGTAGCTTCGCTCACCTCAATCCATTCTTCGTGCATTTGGTGAGTTGTTACATCTTCTACTTCGACTGGACGAAAAGTACCGACTCCTACGTGCAAAGTTAAAAAAGCTTGATTAATACCAATATCGCGCAATTTTTGTAAAAGTTCTGGTGTAAAGTGTAACCCTGCCGTTGGTGCGGCGATCGCCCCCTGTTCTTGAGCATATACTGTTTGATATTGTTCATCAGCCGCAGTAGAAGCATTAATATAAGGAGGTAAAGGAATTTCCCCGAACTTCTCCAATACTTGCACCAAAGGGACATTTTCCGGTAAATCAAACTGCAATAACCGCCCCCCAGTAGCTTCATCTCTTGCTACAACTGTCGCTGTTAGTTCATTACCCGCAGCTAATTTTTGCCCATCAAAAATAATCTGAGTTCCTGGTTTAAAGTATTTTCCCGGCTTCACCAAAGCCAACCAACAATTATGCTGTCGTTCTTCCAACAGCAAAACCTCCACCTCAGCACCCGTAGCTTTGCGGCCATATAACCTGGCTGGAATAACTTTCGTATTATTCATCACTAACAAATCCCCAGGTTTAAGTATTTCTGTCAAATCTCGGAAAATGTAATCAAGTGCTGGTTTTTCTACTCCTGTACTCAGGGAATCTATCACCAACAAACGAGAACTATCTCTAGGAACAGCCGGGTTTTGGGCAATTAATTCCGTCGGTAGTTCATAATCATAGCCAGATAAAGAACGGTCTAAATCCACACCTTGATTTTCTAAGTTAGACATTTTTCTAAAAGATAAACAGGGAATAGGTA contains:
- a CDS encoding potassium channel family protein, with protein sequence MNLSSLKFFRSLRQDNQQFAVIGLGRFGRSVCATLHSFGYQVLATDVDEKRVSEALTDEIVSHAVQLDSTEPAALKEAGIFEFDTVIVAIGNYIQESIITTLNVKEAGVPHVVAKASSEVHRKLLKRVGADHVVFPEYEAGCALARTLTKPSILDRFDLDPDNSIVEVIVPDEFHGKTVAEIQLRNRYGLNLLAVSQDGKFKINPDPSKRLERGSAMVVIGCNKDINRLPI
- the queA gene encoding tRNA preQ1(34) S-adenosylmethionine ribosyltransferase-isomerase QueA, whose protein sequence is MSNLENQGVDLDRSLSGYDYELPTELIAQNPAVPRDSSRLLVIDSLSTGVEKPALDYIFRDLTEILKPGDLLVMNNTKVIPARLYGRKATGAEVEVLLLEERQHNCWLALVKPGKYFKPGTQIIFDGQKLAAGNELTATVVARDEATGGRLLQFDLPENVPLVQVLEKFGEIPLPPYINASTAADEQYQTVYAQEQGAIAAPTAGLHFTPELLQKLRDIGINQAFLTLHVGVGTFRPVEVEDVTTHQMHEEWIEVSEATVEQIKATKAAGGRIIAVGTTVVRALEGAAQSGDLQPYVGKVNLFIYPGYQWRVVQGLITNFHLPRSSLLMLVSALIGRERLLKIYEQAIASRYRFYSFGDAMLILPQATINAGNW